Below is a window of Xyrauchen texanus isolate HMW12.3.18 chromosome 1, RBS_HiC_50CHRs, whole genome shotgun sequence DNA.
GGCCAACAAAGCCAATAACAAAACCCCACCCTATAAGTTTGTCCACATGCTAAAGGGGGTTGACATCTATCCTGAGGGCCTGAAAGGAAAGAAGAAGTTTGGAGGAGAAAAGACACCAGACCATGCCCATGGAAAACAAACCCCCAGCCATATCAATGGGCAGCCAGAGCTCCATCTGGACCTGGAGAAACGAGACCTGAATGGAAACTTCCCCACCAAGTCACCTGCTCTCCAACTGAAGGTGCGTAGTTCCCCAGATCTGGGCATCCCATCCCTTCAAGGAGGCTTTGGGCAGGGTGATAATCAGGAGGCTTGTACTCCAGAAAGTAACCTTTCCAGTCAGGCAACAACACCAGCTGTGGAGAAGTGTCAGGACAAGGAAGGTGGTCTGGGGACACTCTTCTTTTCTGTTGAGTACAAATTTGAGAAGAAGGCCTTCCTGGTTCACATCAAAGAGGCCCATGGGTTGTCTCCCACTGATGAGCAGTCAGTGACCTCTGACCCTTATATTAAACTGACCTTACTGCCCGAGAAGAAGCATAAGGTGAAGACGAGAGTTCTAAGGAAGACTCTGGACCCAGCCTTTGACGAGACCTTCAGCTTCTACGGGATCCCATATGCACGTGTTTCCCAGCTGGCTTTGCACTTTATGGTGCTGAGTTTCGACCGTTTTTCACGTGATGAAGTGATCGGAGAGACCCTTGTTCCTCTGTCTGACATCGACCTGTCCGAGGGGCGGGTCCTCATGAGCCGAGACATTATTAAAAAGAATGTCAGGGTAAGAAACAAAATGCTAGTTTCTTTTGCTTCTCTGTTACAACTGATGATCTTATCTTATTAACTGAACATACTtcaatacatacacaaacatgcatgtcTTTAACTGGCAGCTCACACAATGCAAAAACATATAAAGTGTACTGGTTTGTTCATTAATAGTATTGGAAATTGCATTGGTATTGTTAGATGATTTTCTCTGATACATTACTATTGCATGGCTGCATATGTACTTGGATTTTTGAAGGTCTTTAGATTCCAGTCCCAGGTCAGGCAATATTAGAGACAGTCAATAGTTCATCTGCTTAATGTGGGTGGTCAATGACACACCCAAGCTCGGAAAGAGAGGACAATTAatggtgtgtgagagtgtgcggtTGTACATATGGGTCAGTAAGAGTCTTAGCCACCCATCATAAATCATGGCTCTAAATTTTTATTTAACCCCTTAATGGACCACTATCACATTTTTCTGTTTCTACTGACTTACTCTGTGTATTTTAGGTATGGTCACTTTTAACTTTGCAAGGCAAAATTTCATGGCCGAAGAAGGCATGGGCAGATGTTGACCGTGTGTAAAACCAGCAAAAAACGaattgccaagcagcctctttttaatgctgcactttatactctgttGAAAAGAAACTCGCTGCTAAAATGATattcttgtccattgtgaatatttatTATAGCAGTTTAtgaagcaccgcccacacagaggtctACTGCCAAACCAAACAACTACCAATTGCTCACGCTGCAAATTTGACTTTCAAAGTTCAGCAAACTTAAACTCCAAGCAAATCTGCAAGAAGAATTTCTTCACATGGAAAATAATAGCGCAGATGCCCATCACGATGATTGTATTGCGCAGTGTGAAATTTCACAGTGcaaaaagtgtatttgaccaCGCCTATAGTAAATTAACTAACCTGATGAGTCTACAGTCTCAGTAGAGTTAGATATTTAAAGATACACATTTTCTTGGCACATTCAATGCAACAATATAAATCCAGCAATTGTTTTGGCAATACAATTTTACTGTTATGCACAAAAGTATTCACTCCATTTGAGCTGAAAAGAATGCCATTATCATTCAATGGTGAATGCAGCTGCATACAGTCAAACACGGTTAATTATGTCTCATTGGTTCCAAGTCATTTTCGTGGCAGCAGCAGAACCCTGCTGATGGGTTGCCAAGGCAACATGCTGCCATATTCACACATAACTGGAGTCATACAATGGTGTTGTGCCAAGGGAATGACTCACAGTCAGTTTCTCATTGCATTAACGCATTGTTCAGAAGTTGTTTTTTCTCGCCTGTCAAGGGTTAGTTCCCTATACGTTACCATTATAAGAGTAACAGTGCATCCGTAGTGCACTATGGTTGTTTCAGGATAAATAGTATGGAGGTTTGTGTGGCTTGGCAGAAAAACAGAATTGAAAGCTGACAAGAGCTGTGGGATAATGTGAGAGACAAAAGTCCTGAACTGAAAGCTAAAATGTCTTTATTCTTTATCTTATTCTTATTTGTAGAAGAGTGCTGGTCGAGGAGAGCTACTTCTG
It encodes the following:
- the syt4 gene encoding synaptotagmin-4; this translates as MAPVAAEANFAEVPVSVAVVSVFGLVFIVSIFAWICCQRKANKANNKTPPYKFVHMLKGVDIYPEGLKGKKKFGGEKTPDHAHGKQTPSHINGQPELHLDLEKRDLNGNFPTKSPALQLKVRSSPDLGIPSLQGGFGQGDNQEACTPESNLSSQATTPAVEKCQDKEGGLGTLFFSVEYKFEKKAFLVHIKEAHGLSPTDEQSVTSDPYIKLTLLPEKKHKVKTRVLRKTLDPAFDETFSFYGIPYARVSQLALHFMVLSFDRFSRDEVIGETLVPLSDIDLSEGRVLMSRDIIKKNVRKSAGRGELLLSLCYQSTASTLTVVVLKARHLPKTDSSGPSDPYVKVNLYQGKKRVCKKKTHVKKCAPNPVFNELFVFDLPSEDSLRDTSVELLLLDSDRTSRTPIIGRLLLGTSSPGTAGEHWREICDHPRRQIAKWHVLSED